One genomic region from Desulfuromonas acetexigens encodes:
- a CDS encoding pirin family protein — MSDVFNHGPHRETGNGGPCSAIRAIIPALEKDLGGVAVRRLLPADTLKSLGPFVFFDHLGPTYFPPGTGIDVRPHPHIGLATVTYLFEGEILHRDNLGNVQPIRPAEINWMTAGRGIVHSERTPPALRESGQVVHALQLWVALPEKLEETNPSFSHYDAHQLPTIDGDGIALRILLGEAFGVSSPVRTCSPTLYFEARIEKGAVLALPDGVEERAVYVVSGLIETRNTAIPQYCMAAFTPDPGIELTAVEDSRLVVIGGKPLGKRTVWWNLVATRKDLIERAKTAWKAGLFPSIPGETEFTPLPES, encoded by the coding sequence ATGAGCGACGTATTTAATCACGGTCCCCACCGCGAAACCGGAAATGGCGGCCCTTGCTCGGCCATTCGCGCCATCATCCCCGCCCTGGAAAAAGATCTGGGCGGCGTTGCCGTTCGCCGACTACTGCCCGCCGATACATTAAAATCCCTGGGTCCTTTCGTCTTTTTCGACCACCTTGGTCCGACCTATTTTCCGCCCGGCACCGGAATCGATGTCCGTCCCCACCCGCATATCGGCCTGGCCACCGTCACCTACCTCTTCGAGGGGGAAATTCTCCATCGGGACAACCTCGGCAACGTACAGCCAATTCGGCCCGCGGAAATCAATTGGATGACGGCTGGACGCGGCATTGTCCATTCGGAGCGGACGCCACCCGCCCTGCGTGAGTCGGGGCAGGTTGTCCACGCCCTACAGTTGTGGGTCGCCCTTCCCGAAAAACTTGAGGAAACGAATCCGTCATTTTCCCACTATGACGCCCACCAGCTTCCAACCATCGACGGAGACGGCATCGCCTTGCGTATCTTGCTCGGCGAGGCGTTCGGGGTGAGTTCCCCCGTCAGGACCTGCTCCCCGACCCTTTATTTTGAAGCCCGGATTGAAAAAGGGGCGGTGCTGGCCCTGCCCGACGGGGTGGAAGAGCGGGCGGTTTACGTCGTCTCCGGCCTTATCGAGACAAGAAATACCGCTATCCCCCAGTATTGCATGGCCGCTTTTACTCCGGATCCGGGCATCGAACTGACCGCCGTCGAGGACAGCCGCCTAGTGGTCATCGGCGGAAAACCTTTGGGCAAAAGAACCGTCTGGTGGAACCTGGTCGCCACCCGCAAGGATCTTATCGAAAGAGCCAAAACCGCATGGAAAGCAGGGCTCTTCCCTTCAATTCCCGGGGAAACCGAGTTTACCCCCTTGCCGGAAAGCTAA
- a CDS encoding diguanylate cyclase domain-containing protein: protein MKVGFWASIRKHLVLIVLMAVLPALAIILYCGLDQRQQAIESAEREITLLARNIREAHMGQLEAVRQTLATLAQVPAVQNLDPQASSDFFRLVAARVPGIFNLTASTVDGEVFASGRTFAATSLADRKHFREALSHEDFAAGEYLLTRIGGETPTFPYAYPVLDPAGVPRAVLTLTLKLEHLARLYETVPLPEGSFIAITDHRGVRLSYYPARDETNPVGRPIAPEAWALAEKNPEQGFGRVRASDGRTRLVAYQAVRLAPGEAPYMYMWAGVPEDHILEGADRILLHNLLLMAGSIVAALVFSWWLGKKTIVEPVRMLVAVTEDFAQGDFQARGNLPDADGELGMLARSFGRMAESLEKSRESLRSSEERYRTLFECSADGLLIADMTTRRFKYANPMICSMLGYTEEELLGMGVEDIHPQMALAEAISEFEKIVGKNLLHSRNVPCRRKDGSIFFADINATILDLDGTPCRLGMFRDVSERKLDEERLRHLAMHDELTGLANRTLLQDRLENAIHYAQRSDRFVGVLMLDLDRFKEINDSFGHDFGDKLLCAVAQRLVNTVREADTVARLGGDEFVILLAELPDAERVAKIADKILRHLAEPLWIDGRDIQLTASLGGSLYPRDGFDGETLIRYADMAMYQAKKSGRNRFALYDAAMGLNGEAGEEG, encoded by the coding sequence ATGAAGGTCGGCTTTTGGGCTTCGATCCGAAAACATCTTGTGCTGATTGTGCTCATGGCGGTCTTGCCCGCGTTGGCCATCATTCTCTATTGCGGCTTGGATCAGCGGCAACAGGCGATAGAATCGGCTGAGCGCGAAATCACGCTGCTGGCGCGGAATATCCGCGAAGCCCATATGGGCCAGCTCGAAGCCGTGCGGCAGACGCTGGCCACCCTGGCGCAAGTCCCCGCCGTGCAAAACCTCGATCCCCAGGCCAGCAGCGATTTTTTTCGTTTGGTGGCCGCGCGGGTGCCGGGGATCTTTAATCTCACGGCCTCCACGGTCGATGGCGAGGTCTTCGCCTCGGGCAGGACTTTTGCCGCGACCTCCCTGGCGGACCGCAAGCATTTCCGCGAAGCCCTGTCACATGAGGATTTCGCCGCCGGGGAATATCTGCTGACCCGGATCGGCGGCGAAACTCCCACGTTTCCCTATGCCTATCCGGTGCTCGACCCGGCCGGAGTTCCCCGGGCGGTTTTGACCCTGACGCTGAAGCTGGAGCATCTGGCGCGATTGTACGAAACGGTTCCGCTGCCGGAAGGCTCCTTCATCGCCATTACCGATCATCGCGGAGTCCGGCTTTCCTATTATCCGGCGCGGGATGAAACCAACCCGGTCGGCCGGCCAATCGCCCCTGAGGCCTGGGCCCTTGCCGAGAAAAATCCCGAACAGGGCTTTGGCAGGGTCCGGGCTTCCGACGGACGAACCAGGCTGGTCGCCTACCAGGCGGTCCGACTCGCTCCCGGCGAGGCGCCCTATATGTACATGTGGGCCGGCGTTCCCGAAGACCACATCCTCGAAGGCGCCGATCGCATTCTCCTCCACAATCTGTTGCTCATGGCCGGTTCCATTGTGGCCGCGCTGGTCTTTTCCTGGTGGCTGGGCAAGAAGACCATTGTCGAGCCGGTACGCATGCTGGTGGCGGTCACTGAGGATTTCGCCCAGGGGGACTTTCAGGCGCGCGGCAACTTGCCCGATGCCGACGGCGAGTTGGGGATGCTCGCACGGTCCTTCGGCCGCATGGCGGAAAGCCTGGAAAAAAGCCGGGAATCCCTGCGGTCGTCGGAAGAACGCTATCGAACTTTGTTCGAATGCAGCGCCGACGGTCTGCTGATCGCCGATATGACGACCCGGCGCTTCAAATACGCCAATCCCATGATCTGTTCGATGCTTGGCTATACGGAAGAAGAATTGCTCGGCATGGGGGTTGAGGATATTCATCCACAAATGGCGTTGGCGGAGGCGATCTCGGAGTTTGAAAAAATCGTGGGGAAAAATCTTTTGCATTCCCGAAATGTTCCCTGCCGCCGCAAGGATGGGTCGATTTTCTTTGCCGACATCAATGCCACCATTCTCGATCTGGACGGAACCCCCTGTCGCCTGGGGATGTTCCGTGACGTCAGCGAGCGTAAGCTCGATGAAGAACGTCTTAGGCATCTGGCGATGCACGATGAGTTGACCGGCCTGGCCAATCGCACCCTGTTGCAGGATCGTCTGGAGAATGCCATTCATTACGCCCAGCGCTCCGACAGGTTTGTGGGGGTGTTGATGCTCGACCTCGACCGCTTCAAAGAGATCAATGACAGTTTCGGCCACGATTTCGGCGACAAGCTGCTGTGCGCGGTGGCGCAGCGGCTGGTGAATACCGTGCGCGAAGCGGATACGGTGGCGCGACTGGGCGGAGACGAATTCGTCATCCTGCTGGCGGAGCTGCCGGATGCGGAACGGGTGGCCAAGATCGCCGACAAGATCCTGCGCCACCTGGCCGAGCCCCTGTGGATCGATGGTCGCGATATCCAGCTGACGGCCAGCCTCGGCGGCAGCCTTTATCCCCGGGACGGCTTTGATGGCGAAACCCTGATCCGTTACGCCGACATGGCTATGTACCAGGCCAAAAAAAGCGGCCGGAACCGTTTCGCTCTCTACGACGCCGCCATGGGTTTGAACGGGGAGGCTGGGGAAGAAGGCTGA